From one Molothrus aeneus isolate 106 chromosome 19, BPBGC_Maene_1.0, whole genome shotgun sequence genomic stretch:
- the TTF1 gene encoding transcription termination factor 1: MKDKAHAGDFQVQDFVKKNKKKKRKSSESNNNHENAESVEDAEPGHASPVLFEDAAAQAGEGREKKKKRKKKGEKETVLDKYFVKVEHEISNGTGAAASLRKKRKRKDSSHELSDVSCVSVNEDCQEGAAADVYFKKHKKKRKEKHPEEDEVCELPPSEEQSKGHKEKSKKKRKKRREGSGQEDTDGAAEAPLSPSGQDRGWPCPAGEDGGSDAASAIAEVSMELPAGFSTPSKAAGRAERTPALARKPCKSSPYVMEESSSDSDVMTPKALASQQNNSFAELAASDEVSVDDEEGLDSAILTSFVDLDTARQELEEFIPHVKNISDSSIKKMAGRDLMRFKEFKKQGMAVRFGRFTQKENKQIKKNVEEFLALTGIDSAEKLLFTSRYPEDKDTIHRLKAEHHFCEKISEGIPRPWRLIYYRARKIFDPNNYKGRYTKEEKEQLKKYQALHGNDWKKISELMSRSNLSVARKFSEIKSAINYGPWTEEETQKLMSAVKDVMRRKLTAENPSSVSSLEQSDTDLWIDREQLDQPLPWTEIETQVGSRYGRQCKQKWNSILTSKLTRGQKLSRGSNGLRTKITLIKRLYETKAEDANEVNWDELSNAIGDVPRTYVQSKFYRLKVSFVPLWKRRTFSEIIDYLYEKTLPDLEEKLREEERKRSSFDSSAGRQQQQQTFRLSDIFDSSDESD; encoded by the exons atgaaagacaaagCACATGCAGGTGATTTTCAAGTCCAGGATTTCGTcaagaagaacaaaaagaagaagaggaaatcAAGTGAGTCCAATAACAACCACGAAAATGCTGAAAGCGTGGAAGATGCAGAGCCTGGCCACGCTTCCCCAGTGCTCTTTGaagatgcagcagcacaggctggggagggcagggaaaagaagaaaaaacggAAAAAAAAGGGTGAGAAGGAGACTGTGCTGGATAAATACTTTGTGAAGGTGGAACACGAGATCAGCAATGGGActggagcagctgcttccctgaggaagaagaggaagaggaaggacagCAGCCACGAGCTCAGCGATGTCAGCTGTGTCTCTGTGAATGAGGACTGCCAGGAGGGGGCTGCTGCTGAtgtttactttaaaaaacacaagaagaaaaggaaagagaagcatCCTGAAGAGGATGAGGTGTGTGAGCTGCCTCCCTCTGAGGAACAAAGCAAGGGCCACAAAGAGAAATccaaaaagaagaggaagaagaggagagaGGGCAGTGGCCAGGAGGACACagatggagcagctgaggcaccGCTGTCACcctcagggcaggacagggggtGGCCTTGCCCTGCAGGTGAGGATGGAGGCTCTGATGCTGCCTCTGCCATCGCTGAGGTCTCCATGGAGCTCCCTGCAGGTTTCTCCACCCCCAGTAAAGCAGCTGGACGAGCTGAGAGGACTCCAGCACTTGCTAGAAAGCCCTGTAAGAGCAGCCCTTATGTCATGGAAGAAAGCTCTTCAGACTCTGATGTGAT GACACCAAAAGCCTTGGCATCACAGCAGAACAATTCCTTTGCTGAACTGGCAGCCTCTGATGAGGTCAGTGTGGATGATGAGGAAGGCCTGGACTCTGCCATTCTGACTTCATTTGTGGATTTGGATACTGCAAGACAAGAACTGGAGGAGTTTATTCCTCATGTGAAGAATATATCAGACAGTTCAATCAAGAAAATGGCTGGAAGAGACCTAATGAGGTTTAAGGAGTTTAAAAAACAGG GTATGGCTGTCAGGTTTGGCAGATTTAcccagaaggaaaataaacaaatcaagAAAAACGTTGAAGAGTTCTTAGCACTTACTGGAATAGACAGTGCTGAAAAACTTTTGTTTACCTCGAGGTATCCAGAAGATAAAGACACCATCCATCGCCTGAAAGCAGAACATCATttttgtgaaaaaatct CTGAGGGCATTCCCCGGCCCTGGAGGCTGATATATTATCgagcaaggaaaatatttgaccCAAATAATTATAAAGGAAG GTAtactaaagaagaaaaagaacaattaAAGAAGTATCAAGCTCTGCATGGCAATGATTGGAAGAAGATTTCTGAGTTGATGTCCCGTTCTAACCTCTCAGTTGCTAGGAAATTCTCTGAAATCAAGTCAG CTATTAACTATGGTCCTTGGACAGAGGAAGAGACCCAGAAGTTAATGAGTGCAGTGAAGGATGTGATGAGGAGAAAACTGACAGCAGAAAATCCAAGTTCTGTTTCCTCCCTGGAACAGTCAGACACAGATCTCTGGATTGACCGTGAGCAGCTGgaccagcccctgccatggactGAGATTGAAACCCAAGTGGGAAGTCGATACGGGAGacaatgcaaacagaaatg GAATTCAATTTTAACAAGCAAATTGACCAGAGGGCAGAAGTTGTCCAGAGGGAGCAATGGATTACGGACCAAGATCACTCTTATTAAGAG GTTGTATGAAACAAAAGCAGAGGATGCCAATGAAGTGAACTGGGATGAACTCAGTAATGCTATTGG AGATGTTCCTAGAACCTATGTTCAATCAAAGTTTTATAGGCTAAAAGTGTCCTTTGTCCCTCTctggaaaagaaggactttTTCTG aaATTATTGATTATCTGTATGAAAAGACACTCCCAGACCTTGAAGAAAAGTTaagggaggaagagaggaagcGCAGCAGCTTTGACAGTtcagcaggcaggcagcagcagcagcagacttTCAGACTCAGTGACATTTTTGACTCCAGTGATGAGAGTGATTAA